Below is a genomic region from Microbacterium sp. KUDC0406.
ATCACCGCCGAGCACGGCAAGGTGCTGTCGGACGCGATGGGCGAGATCCTGCGCGGCCAGGAGGTCGTCGAGCTGGCCTGCGGCTTCGCACATCTGACCAAAGGCGAGTTCAGCGAGAACGCGTCCACCGGTATCGACGTGTACTCCCTCAAGCAGCCGCTCGGTGTGGTGGGCATCATCAGCCCGTTCAACTTCCCGGCGATGGTGCCGATGTGGTTCTTCCCCATCGCGATCGCCGCGGGGAACGCCGTGGTGCTCAAGCCCAGCGAGAAGGACCCGTCTGCCGCGATGTGGATCGCACGCCTGTGGCAGGAAGCGGGGCTTCCGGACGGCGTGTTCACGGTTCTGCAGGGCGACAAGCAGGCCGTCGACGGCCTGCTGGAGGATCAGAGGGTGCAGTCGATCTCGTTCGTCGGATCCACCCCGATCGCGCAATACATCTACGAGACGGCCTCGCGCAACGGCAAACGCGTGCAGGCGCTGGGCGGCGCGAAGAACCACATGCTCGTGCTGCCTGACGCCGATCTGGATCTCGTCGCCGACCAGGCGGTCAACGCCGGCTACGGCGCTGCGGGCGAGCGTTGCATGGCGATCTCGGTGGTACTGGCCGTCGACCTCGTGGCCGACGAACTGATCGAGAAGATCACCGAGCGCATCAGCCGGCTGCGCATCGGCGACGGAGCCGGCGTGGCGGAGCCCGATATGGGCCCGCTGATCACCGACGCGCACCGTGCGAAGGTGGCGTCCTACGTCGACCTCGCCGAGGCGGACGGGGCGCGCATCGTCGTGGATGGACGCGGCTACGAGGTGCCCGGGTGCGAGGGCGGCTTCTTCTTCGGACCGACGCTGATCGATGACCTCCCGCTGCACTCGCGGGCCTACGTCGACGAGATCTTCGGCCCCGTACTGCAGGTGATCCGCATCGGCGGCTTCCAGGAGGGCGTCGAGTTGATCAACTCCGGTCGGTTCGGCAACGGCACGTCGATCTTCACGAACGACGGCGGCGCTGCGCGGCGATTCCAGCACGAGGTGCAGGTCGGCATGATCGGCATCAATGTGCCTATCCCGGTGCCGGTCGCCTACCATTCCTTCGGCGGCTGGAAGCAGTCCCTGTTCGGTGACGCGAAGGCCTACGGCGTGCACGGGTTCGACTTCTTCACCCGGGAGAAGGCCGTCACGGCCAGGTGGATCGACCCCGCTCGACGCGATCACACAGCGCACGCCGGGATCAACCTCGGATTCCCGCAGAACGACTGAGCAGATGATCACGGACGACCAGCGCTGGTTCTTCCGCCGGGGACAGCTCTCCCGCGACGGCTGGGAGAGCGTCGTCGACGACGCCGTGCCTCGTTGGCAGCACACCGGCATCCGGGTCGCGGAGGTCGGCGACGGCGACGTCCTCGCGCTGGCGGACATCGCCGCCGAGCGCATCATCGTGCCGCTCTCCGGCTCGTTCCACGTGGTGCATCGCCATCATCCGGGGGAGTGGGAAACGCGTCTGAACGGTCGTCGGTCCGTGTTCCACGGCCCGACCGACGTGCTCTACCTGCCGTGCGGTGTGAGTGCCGAGGTGCGTGGGGAGGGGCGGTTCGCCGTCGCCGAGTCTCCCACGGATCGGCGTCGCCCCTGGCGGTACATCCCGGCGGAAGACGTTCCGATCGAGCTCCGCGGGGCGGGCAGATCCAGTCGGCAGGTGCACAACTTCGGCACGCCCGGAGCACTGGACGCCACGCGGCTGATCGTCTGCGAGGTGGTGACGCCGGCCGAGAACTGGTCGTCGTACCCGCCGCACAAGCACGACGAGCACGCCGAGGGACAGGAGTCGCGACTCGAGGAGATCTACTACTTCGAGTCGGCGCCCGCCCGGGGCACGTCGCCGATGCAGCCGGACGCGGCGTTCGGGATGTTCTCGGCGTACTCTTCGCCGGCCGGCGACATCGAGATCGACGCGATGGTGCGCACCGGCGACATCGCTCTGGTTCCGTACGGCTATCACGGTCCCGCGGCGGCGGCCCCGGGCTATGACCTCTACTACCTGAATGTGATGGCGGGGCCGGATCCCGACCGGGCGTGGCTGATCAGTGACGACCCCGCCCACGCCTGGGTGCGGGACAGCTGGGACGACCAGCCGTTCGATGCCAGGCTCCCGTACCGCGACGATGCAGGAGGACCACAGTGATGACGATGACGAGACGGATGACGGTCGGCCAGGCTCTGATCGAGTTCCTCGCGCACCAGTGGACTGTCGACGGCGAGCACAGGGAGCGCACGATCGCCGGCACCGTGGGCATCTTCGGACACGGCAACGTAGCCGGTGTCGGCCAGGCGCTCGCACAGCTCAATGCCACGCAGCCCGACCTGATGCCCTATCACCAGGCGCGGAACGAGCAGGCGATGGTGCACCAGGCCGTGGGTTATGCGCGCATGCACCGCCGTCGGGGCACGCTCGCGGCGGCCGCTTCGGTCGGGCCGGGCGCGGCGAACATGATCACCGGCGCTGCCCTGGCGACGTCGAACAGGATGCCGGCGCTGCTGCTGCCCAGTGACACCTTCGCAACGCGGGTGTCGGACCCTGTGCTGCAGCAACTGGAGCATCCGCACGATCCCGGGATCCAGGTCACGGACGCCTTCCGGCCGGTGTCGCGCTTCTTCGACCGCGTGCAGCGCCCTGAGCAGCTGTTCTCCATCGCGCTCGGCGCGATGCGCGTGCTCACCGACCCGGCCGAGACGGGAGCGGCCACGATCGCGCTGCCCGAGGATGTGCAGGCCGAGGCTTTCGACGTGCCCCTCGAGTTCCTGCAGGACCGCGAGTGGCGCATCCGGCGACCGCTGCCCGAGAGCGCACCGCTCGCGCGCGCCGTCGCCGCCATCCGCTCCGCGCGGCGACCGATCATCGTCGCCGGCGGCGGCGTCCTCTACTCCGGCGCGGAGGACGACCTGCGAGCGCTCGTCGAGCAGACCGGCATCCCGGTCGCGACCTCGCAGGCCGGAGGAGGCGCACTGAAATGGGACCACCCTCAGTATCTCGGCGGCGTCGGCGCCACGGGAACGAGCGCCGCCAATCGGCTCACAGCGGAGGCCGACGTCGTCATCGGCATCGGAACGCGGTACAGCGACTTCACCACGGCATCGCGCACGGCGTTCCAGCACCCGGATGTGCGCTTCGTCAACGTCAATGTCGCGGCGTTCGACGCGTACAAGCACGGCACGCAGCTGCCTGTGATCGCCGATGCGCGCGAGACGATCGTCGCGCTGCGGGAGGCGCTGTCGGACTGGCACGTGGATGCCGCGTACGCCCGGACCGCGGCCGAGGAGAAGGCGCGGTGGGACACGGTCGTCGACGACGCCTTCGCGCCGTCAGGCCGATCGCTGCCGGGGCAGGCCGAGATCATCGGTGCGGTCCAGTCCGCCAGTGCGCCGCGCGATGTGATCGTGCAGGCGGCCGGCTCGCTCCCCGGCGATCTGCACAAGCTGTGGCGGGTCCGCGATGCGCTCGGGTACCACGTGGAGTACGCCTTCTCGTGCATGGGGTACGAGATCGCCGGTGGTCTGGGCGCCAAGCGGGGTCTGCTCGCCGACGGCGACGACCGCGACGTTATCGTGATGGTGGGCGACGGCTCGTACCTCATGCTGAGCACTGAGCTCCTCACCGCCGTCGCGGAGGGCATCAAGATCATCGTCGTGCTCATCCAGAACCACGGGTTCGCATCGATCGGCCATCTGTCGGAGACGGTGGGGTCCGAGCGCTTCGGCACGAAGTACCGCGCATACGATCCCGAGACCGCCAACTTCCAGGGTGATCAAGTGCTGCCGGTCGATCTGGCGATGAACGCGCGCAGCTACGGTCTCGACGTGATCGAGGTCGAACCGACTTCCGATGCGATCGCGGATCTGTCCGCCGCGCTCGCCGCCGCGAAGGCCTCGGATCGCTCCACATTCATCCACGTGAACAGCGACCCGCTGCTGTACGCGCCGGACGGAGAGGGATGGTGGGACGTGCCGGTCGCCGAGACCGCCGAACTGGCCTCGACCCTCAGAGCGCGCTCCGAGTACGACACGCAGGTGACCGCACAGCGACCCCTGCTCGGAGCGATGACGGACGAGCAGGCATGAAGGGCACGGTCGCGGGAGCTCCGGTGAGTTTCGGAGTGTTCGAGCTGACGCCGGAAGGGGCGGAGACCGTCTCTCCGGATGCCCTGTGCGAAGCCCTGCAGAGCACCGGCTATCGCGGCATCGACCTCGGGCCGGCGGGGTTCCTCGGCCGCGGTGACGAACTGCGCGCGCGGCTGGAGCGGTTCGGCCTCGAGCTGGCCGGAGGCTGGGTGCAGCTGCCGTTCAGCGACGATGACGCGTTCGACACGTCTCTGGACGAGCTCGATGACGCGCTGCGGCTGTTCTCGGATGCCGCATCCGCCGGCCCTTCGCGACGTCCGCTGCCCACACTCGCCGACGCAGGTTCGACTGCGCGTTCGGCGGCGCCGGGTCGTGGCGCCCAGGCCGATCCGCTGTCGCAGGCGACGTGCGAGCGGCTGTACCGCAACGTCGAGCGCGCCGCGGGCATCGTGCGCGCCGCGGGTTTCGAACCGACCTTCCACCATCACGCCGGCACCTATGTGGAGTCGCCGGACGAGATCGACGCCTTCCTGGCCCGCTGCGACATCGATCTGACCTTCGACATCGGACACCTCGTGCTCGCCGGGGGAGACCCTGTCGACGGCGCCCGCCGCTGGGGCGATCGCATCAATCATCTGCATCTGAAGGACGTGGATAACACGCGCGTGCGTGAGATCCTCGCCACGGGCGGCGGTATGGCCGAGGTGTGGTCCGGCGGCGCGTTCGTTCCCCTCGGTCGGGGCGACGTCGATGTCGCCGGCGTCATGGATCACATCGCAGGCATCGGCTTCGACGGCTGGGTCGTCGTGGAGCAGGACGTGCTGAACGGTCCCGATGTCGCGATCGAGCATTTTCTGCGGGAGCGGACCGCGGACCAGCGGGCCAACCGGGATGCTCTGCGCACCTGGATCTGAGAAGACTCGACGAGAAAGCAGAATCGCATGACCCTTCGCTTCGGACTGATCGGGACCGGCCGCATCGGACAGGTGCATGCCGCGAACATCGCGGCCGCCGACGACACGGAACTCGCCTGGATCGCAGATCCGTTCATGGACGGCGCCAGCCGGGTGGCCGCACGGTTCGGCGGAACGGTCACAGCCGACCCCGAGGAACTGCTGACCTCGGGTGAGGTCGACGCGGTGCTGGTGGCGTCACCCACGCCGACGCACATCGATCTCATCGCCCGGGCCGTGCAGCTCGGTCTTCCTGTGCTCTGCGAGAAGCCGATCGATCTGGACATCCGGCGCGTTGACGCCCTGCGCGAGACCGTGCGTGCCGCCGACGTGCCGGTCGCCCTCGGTTTCAACCGGCGGTTCGACCCCGCCTTTGCGAGCGTGCGCGCCCGAGTGGAGGCCGGCGAGATCGGGAACCTCGAGCAGCTGACCATCATCAGCCGGGACCCGGCCGCTCCGCCCGCGTCGTACATCTCGGTGTCCGGTGGCATCTTCCGCGACATGACGATCCACGACTTCGACATGGCCCGCTTCTTCCTGCCCGACATCGTCGAGGTGTCGGCGACCGGGACCGCCGCCTTCGACGCAGGTGCGCGTGAGCACGGCGACTTCGACACGGCCGTGGTCACGCTGCGCTCTTCCAGCGGAGCGATCGTGACGATCATCAACTCCCGGCACAGCGCGGTGGGCTACGACCAGCGTCTCGAGGCGTTCGGCGCTCGCGGGGCGCTGTCCGTCGTGAACGCGCCGACCAGCCTGGTCAGTCTTTCCACGGCCGACGCCGTGGAGGCGAAGCCGCCGTACCAGGACTTCTTCCTGGAGCGCTACGCGCAGGCCTACGTCGACGAGCTTCACGAGTTCGTCAAGCTGGTGCGTGGTGAGACAGCCGCATCGCCCGGCTTCGAAGATGGTCGCGCCGCTCTGGTGCTGGCGGATGCCGCACAGCGGTCGGCGACGGAGCGCGTTGCTATCCGGGTCGACCTGAGGAAGTGACCGGCGTGCGGTACCGCTCGGGAACGTCGACGAACGCGGACCGCGGTGACCGGCTCGTGGTGGTACCGGAGGAGATCAGCTCCGCGCTCACAGTCGGCTGATCAGTCATCTGGTACGTCGTGGACCACGAGCGGGTCCCTCAGAACTCGTCCTCGTCGTCTTCCTTGTCGGACTCGTCGAGCCACCAGCGCGCCGACGTCACCTTCGGGTCGAGAGTCAGCCGGCTTACCGCCCGCTCCAGCGGTGCGGGATCGAGTTGAGCGGCCTGCAGCTCGGCGAGCAGGGCGACGTCGCCGCGCTTCGTGTGAGACGTCGTCACCGACTTCAGGTGGTACTCCGGGCGGCTGAGCGTCTGCAGGAGCAGGGCGCGTACGCGGGGTTCCGCCTTGTCGTTGGTCATCACCTCGAAAGCGAAGCTCGACGGATCGACGGGATGGGTGGAACCGCTGGGATGTCGCCCACTGCGACGGTTGACCACCCGGCCGAGCGGGCGCAGGAAGATGTTGGCCAGCACGATCACCGCGGTGCCGGCGAGCGCGATCAGGTACATCCCCGTTCCTGCGAGGCAGCCGATCGCCGCGGAGCACCACAGCGTGGCCGCGGTGTTCAGCCCACGGATGTTCAGGCCCTCGCGGATCATCACCCCGGCGCCGAGGAAGCCGATGCCGGAGACGACCTGGGCCGCGACTCGGGTGGGGTCGGCACTGCCGTCAGGACTGAACCCGTAGGCGCCCATCACGACGAAGAGGGCGGCACCTACTGAGACCAGCGCGTTCGTCCGCAGTCCGGCGAGTCCCGCACGCCATTGTCGTTCGAGGCCGACGGCGGCGCCCATGACCAGTCCGAAGGCGATGCGGACGACGACCTCGAGCTCACTGGGGGAGTTCACAGGGAAGATCTCGTTCGGCAACAAATGTAAGGACATATTGTCATACTATCTCCATGGCGGACGTACGTTCAAGAGTCGTCCGCGACGCGGTAGGAGGAGGGCATGCATGGGAGCGGGGCAGAAGGTCTTCGCGGTGGTCGGGGACGTGCACGGACGATGGGAGCAGATGGCTGCGCAGCTCGAGATCGCGCGCGGATTCCTCGATCGCCCTGAGGACCTCGAAATAATCTTCCAGGTCGGCGATGCCGAACCGACGCTGGGTGAGGAGCAGCTGCAGCAGGTCTACGCCAAGCCTGATCGGCATCAGCTGGGTGACTTCCATCTCGTCGCCTCGGGGGAGGTCGTACTCCCGGCGCCGTTCTATTTCATCGGCGGCAACCACGAGCCTTGGCGGACCCTCGATCGCAATGGTGGCGTCATCCGCGGTGGTCCACCGCTCGCTCCCGGCGTACACTTCCTCGGCCGCAGCGGCGTGGTTGAGGTTGCCGGCCTGCGGGTCGCGTTCCTCTCGGGAATCCGCCGGGTGTCCGGCTTGCTGCTGCGGACCGCCGACGAGCGAGCGGCGCTCACCGATGTGCGGGAGCACGGCTATTTCGTGCAGGACGAGATCGACGTGCTGCTGGAGGCGGGGCAGGTCGACATCCTTCTCGCCCATGACTGGCCTGCGGGGAGCGATTTCGTGCACAAGACGTCCGTCGTCGGCGATGAGGCGATCGCGACCGCTTTGCGACTGCTGCGACCGGCTGCCGCGTTCCATGGGCATCTGCACCGTCGCGACGACTTCTTCATCGACGACATCCCTGTGTTCGCGCGGGGATGCTGGGGGCAGGGAGTGCCCGAGTGGGTGTCGCTGTTCCGGATCGATCTCGCCACAGGCGAGGTGACTCCGTTCCACCATGTCCGCTAGTTGTGCTATTGTCATGACAATCAACCGCGACGGGGTGGTCACCCCTCGCCAGTGGAAGCGCTCCACTGCCCGAGCATAAGGACGTGCTAATGGAACTCCACCAGACTCGAAGGCGAGTCGTAGCCCGATGAGCAGAACACTCCTCGAGGAGCGACAGGTAGAGCCGATGAGCCACGAAGCGCCCCAGGATGCGCCGAAGAGACGAGGCGGCGGCACCGGCTTCGGCTATCGGGCCAGAGTCGCCCTTCGCGAACCCACGACGATCGTCGGGATCCTCGCGCTCGCGCTGTTCAGCTACCTGATCGTCGTCCCGATCATCAGCATGCTGAGCGACGCCGTTCTCGTGCAGTACGGCGACGAGTCCCGGGCGGGCAAGGACTTCGGCCAGTTGACCGCGTACTACCTGCAGCGCGTCTTCGCCTCGCCGCTCTCCGTCGACATCTTCTGGCGGCCGCTCGGCAACACGTTGATGATCGCCGTCGGCGCGATCGTCGTCGCGGTGCTGATCGGCGGCAGCATGGCCTGGTTGCTCAGCCGTACGAACATGTGGGGACGCAAGTGGTTCGCCACCGCCCTGATCGTTCCGTACATGCTGCCCGCCTGGACCTTCGCCCTGGCCTGGACCAACCTGTTCAAGAACCGCAAGATCGGCGGACAGGCGGGATGGCTCGAGTCGCTCGGACTGGAGCCGCCGGACTGGCTGTCCTACGGGCAGATCCCGATCACGATCGTGCTCGCACTGCACTACACGCCGTTCGTGATCCTGCTCTTCGGCAACGCGCTGCGGCGGTTCGACTCCCAGCTGGAGGACTCAGCACGCGTTCTCGGGGCACGTCGCTTCACGGTGACGATGAAGGTCATCCTGCCGCTGATGCGTCCGTCGCTCGTGTCGGCGATCATCCTCATCTTCGCCAAGTGCCTCGGCGAGTTCGGCGTCGCCTACGTGCTGGGCATGCCTGTGCAGTTCGAGGTGCTCTCCACTTCGCTCTACCGCAGCATCTCGTCTCGCCAGACGGGCGTCGCCGCTGTGCTGGCGGGCGCGATCATCCTCATCGGCGTCATCTCGCTGCTCGTGGACGCTCGGCTGGTGAAGGAGGGCAAGCGCTTCGTGACCGTCGGTTCCAAGGGATCGATGAACCGCCTGTCCGACCTCGGACGCTGGCGTCTGCTCGCGACCATCGCGGCCTCCGCGGTGTTCGCCATCAGCGTCGCTATTCCGCTGATCACGCTGTTCCTGTCGACGGTCATGAAGGTGCCCGGGGTGTTCGAACCCGCCAACTTCACCCTTGACTACTGGATCGGGCACGACCTCAGCACCGTCGCGCTGAAGCAGGGCGTGCTGCTCACTCCGGACTTCTGGGCCGCCGCGTGGAACACGCTGTGGATCGTCGGCCTCGCCGCGATCACCTCCGGGGTCCTGGGGCTGCTGGTGGGCTACGTCGTGGTCCGTACTCCGGTGCGCTTCGTCGGCGGCGCGCTGCGGCAGGTGACGTTCTTCCCCTACCTGGTGCCAGGCATCGCATTCGCGGTCGCCTATCTGTCGCTGTTCGCCGTTCCCCGAGGACCGATCCCCGCCCTGTACGGCACGGCAGCGATCCTGGTGCTCGCGTTCATCGCGGAGCAGATGCCATATGCCTCCCGTGCCGGCATCTCGGCGATGATGCAGCTCGGCAAGGAGCCGGAGGAGGCGGCGCAGGTCGCCGGCGCCGGCTGGTGGACACGTATGACACGCATCGTCATCCCGATCCAGAAGGGGTCGCTCGCCACTGGCGTGCTGCTCCCGTTCATCTCCGGAGTGAAGGGCCTGAGCCTGGTGGTGATCCTGGCTGTGCCGGGCACCAACGTCCTCACGACGTACTCCCTGCAGCTGGTCGACTACGGGTACGACCAGGCGGCGAACGCAGTGGTTCTGATGGTGGCGGCTCTCGCCTTCTTCGGAACCCTCCTCGGACAGAAACTCACGAAGAGCAACTTGGCAGAAGGGCTGGGTGGCTGAAATGCCGAACATCACTCTTGAAGGCGTGCAGAAGAACTACGGCGGCAACGGACCGAATGCCGTGGTCGGACTCGATCTGGAGATCGGAGACGGCGAGTTCATGTGCCTTCTCGGCCCCTCCGGTTGCGGCAAGACCACCACGCTGCGGATGATCAGCGGCCTCGAGCACCCGACGGGCGGACGGATCCGCATCGGAGACCGCGTCGTCGACTCGGTGCCGGAATCGATCTACGTGCCGCCGGAGAAGCGCGAGCTGGGCCTCGTGTTCCAGAGCTATGCACTGTGGCCGCACCTCACGATCGAGAACAACGTCGACTTCGGTCTGCGCCTGCGTCGGGTGCCCAAGCCCGAGCGCGAGCGTCGCACCGCGGACGTCATGGACAAGCTGGGCATCGCGAAGTACCGCAAGCGCTACCCAGCCGAACTCTCCGGCGGACAGCAGCAGCGCGTGGCGCTGGCCCGTATGCTCGCCGTCAATCCGGACGTGCTGCTGCTGGACGAGCCGCTGTCGAACCTCGACGCCCGGCTGCGGCTGGAGATGCGCGCCGAGCTGAAGCGCATTCACGAGGAGTTCAACACCACGATCGTCTTCGTCACGCATGATCAGTGGGAGGCGATGACGCTCGCCACCAAGATCGCGGTCATGAGCGAGGGAGAACTGCAGCAGATCGGCACGCCGGATGAGATCTACGCGCAGCCGGCCAACCGGTTCGTCGCCGAGTTCGTCGGCAACCCGCCGATCAACATCATCGAGCTGGCACGAGAGGACAATGGCGGACTCGCGCTGTGGAGCATGCAGTACATCACGCAGCGCTGGGGCGAGTTGCACGGGCTCGGGTCCGTCGGCATCCGTCCCGAGGCAGTGCAGGTCGCGCCCGCGGTGGACCACGTTCCGGACGGTACCTTCAAGGCCCGCGCGGTGATCACCGGTATTCTGCCCACCGGCGGCAGCTGGATCGTCGAGCTCGACGTCGCCGGTCGCAAGATGTTCTCGGTGACCAGCCTCTCGCCGACCTCGTCCGTCGGCGACGAGAGCTACCTCTGGGTGGACCCGTCCGATCTCAACCTCTTCGACGTCGACGGTGCGCGGCTGCCCGTCGATCTCGCCCTGGTCGGTACCGGGGAGGGACTCTGATGAGCAGATCGCGTCGTTCTCTGCTCGCCGCCGCCGCAGGAGCGGTCGTGTTCTCGCTGGCGCTGGCCAGCTGTGCGCCCTCATCGGCACCGAAGCCAGAGGACAGCGAGGCGAGCAGTCCCGAGATCGGCATCCCGGATGCCGACTACAGCCTCGACAAGCTCATCGAAGCGGCGAAGAAGGAGGGCCCGATCGTGGTGCTGGACACCACGGGCAAGATCGTCGACATGGCGAAGGCCTTCTCGGAGAAGTACGGCGTCAAGGCCACCGGCGTGAAGATGAAGGCCGGTGAGCAGGCCGAGGTCGTGATCCGCGAGGGCAGCGCCGGGAACGTGAAGAACGATGTCATCCTGATGCCGGACGTGCCCACCGCGGTGTCGGATCTGGTTCCGCGAGGCTACGTGCAGTCCTGGTTCCCGCCGGACATGGCGGATGTCGTGGACGAGAAGTTCCAGGATCCCGCGATCGTCACGCAGGAGACCAACGTCTGGGCGTACAACACCGAGGTCTACGGCGACACCTGCCCGGTGGACAACATCTGGCAGCTCACCGAGGACGAATGGCGCGGGAGGACCAGCTTCCAGGATCCGCTGCTGAAGAGCGACTACCCGTACTGGTTCAACCAGATGGAGACCTACGGCGACGACCTGGTCGCGCAGGCGTACCAGGACGAGTACGGGGAACCACTGAAGACCGACGAGGACAGCGCGACGGCGGAGTGGGTCAAGCGCCTCGCGCAGAACGCTCCCGTGCTGACGAACTCCGATGACGACGCCGCAACCTCCGCCGGTGCCCCCGGGCAGAAGAACCCGTTCATGGCGTTCATCAGCACTGCGAAGTTCCGCGACAACGCGGACAGCGGCTACAAGCTCGGCACCTGCGCCGGGCTGGCACCCTGGGTGGGCCGGGCGTACACGAAGGTCGCGCTCCTCGCGAACGGCACAGCGAGCCCGAACGCCGCCAAGCTGTTCATCCACTACGTCTACACCGAGGAGGGCATCGCTCCGCAGGTGGCCGACGGCAAGATCTCCACCAA
It encodes:
- a CDS encoding CoA-acylating methylmalonate-semialdehyde dehydrogenase, whose product is MTNTATAVRTIGHWVDGGEQTPAGARTAPVHNPATGEVTAQLALADDAVIAQAITSAQRGFEAWSGYSIAKRQTVLFAFRELLNARKGELAALITAEHGKVLSDAMGEILRGQEVVELACGFAHLTKGEFSENASTGIDVYSLKQPLGVVGIISPFNFPAMVPMWFFPIAIAAGNAVVLKPSEKDPSAAMWIARLWQEAGLPDGVFTVLQGDKQAVDGLLEDQRVQSISFVGSTPIAQYIYETASRNGKRVQALGGAKNHMLVLPDADLDLVADQAVNAGYGAAGERCMAISVVLAVDLVADELIEKITERISRLRIGDGAGVAEPDMGPLITDAHRAKVASYVDLAEADGARIVVDGRGYEVPGCEGGFFFGPTLIDDLPLHSRAYVDEIFGPVLQVIRIGGFQEGVELINSGRFGNGTSIFTNDGGAARRFQHEVQVGMIGINVPIPVPVAYHSFGGWKQSLFGDAKAYGVHGFDFFTREKAVTARWIDPARRDHTAHAGINLGFPQND
- the iolB gene encoding 5-deoxy-glucuronate isomerase, giving the protein MITDDQRWFFRRGQLSRDGWESVVDDAVPRWQHTGIRVAEVGDGDVLALADIAAERIIVPLSGSFHVVHRHHPGEWETRLNGRRSVFHGPTDVLYLPCGVSAEVRGEGRFAVAESPTDRRRPWRYIPAEDVPIELRGAGRSSRQVHNFGTPGALDATRLIVCEVVTPAENWSSYPPHKHDEHAEGQESRLEEIYYFESAPARGTSPMQPDAAFGMFSAYSSPAGDIEIDAMVRTGDIALVPYGYHGPAAAAPGYDLYYLNVMAGPDPDRAWLISDDPAHAWVRDSWDDQPFDARLPYRDDAGGPQ
- the iolD gene encoding 3D-(3,5/4)-trihydroxycyclohexane-1,2-dione acylhydrolase (decyclizing) — protein: MTMTRRMTVGQALIEFLAHQWTVDGEHRERTIAGTVGIFGHGNVAGVGQALAQLNATQPDLMPYHQARNEQAMVHQAVGYARMHRRRGTLAAAASVGPGAANMITGAALATSNRMPALLLPSDTFATRVSDPVLQQLEHPHDPGIQVTDAFRPVSRFFDRVQRPEQLFSIALGAMRVLTDPAETGAATIALPEDVQAEAFDVPLEFLQDREWRIRRPLPESAPLARAVAAIRSARRPIIVAGGGVLYSGAEDDLRALVEQTGIPVATSQAGGGALKWDHPQYLGGVGATGTSAANRLTAEADVVIGIGTRYSDFTTASRTAFQHPDVRFVNVNVAAFDAYKHGTQLPVIADARETIVALREALSDWHVDAAYARTAAEEKARWDTVVDDAFAPSGRSLPGQAEIIGAVQSASAPRDVIVQAAGSLPGDLHKLWRVRDALGYHVEYAFSCMGYEIAGGLGAKRGLLADGDDRDVIVMVGDGSYLMLSTELLTAVAEGIKIIVVLIQNHGFASIGHLSETVGSERFGTKYRAYDPETANFQGDQVLPVDLAMNARSYGLDVIEVEPTSDAIADLSAALAAAKASDRSTFIHVNSDPLLYAPDGEGWWDVPVAETAELASTLRARSEYDTQVTAQRPLLGAMTDEQA
- a CDS encoding sugar phosphate isomerase/epimerase family protein — its product is MKGTVAGAPVSFGVFELTPEGAETVSPDALCEALQSTGYRGIDLGPAGFLGRGDELRARLERFGLELAGGWVQLPFSDDDAFDTSLDELDDALRLFSDAASAGPSRRPLPTLADAGSTARSAAPGRGAQADPLSQATCERLYRNVERAAGIVRAAGFEPTFHHHAGTYVESPDEIDAFLARCDIDLTFDIGHLVLAGGDPVDGARRWGDRINHLHLKDVDNTRVREILATGGGMAEVWSGGAFVPLGRGDVDVAGVMDHIAGIGFDGWVVVEQDVLNGPDVAIEHFLRERTADQRANRDALRTWI
- the iolG gene encoding inositol 2-dehydrogenase, whose product is MTLRFGLIGTGRIGQVHAANIAAADDTELAWIADPFMDGASRVAARFGGTVTADPEELLTSGEVDAVLVASPTPTHIDLIARAVQLGLPVLCEKPIDLDIRRVDALRETVRAADVPVALGFNRRFDPAFASVRARVEAGEIGNLEQLTIISRDPAAPPASYISVSGGIFRDMTIHDFDMARFFLPDIVEVSATGTAAFDAGAREHGDFDTAVVTLRSSSGAIVTIINSRHSAVGYDQRLEAFGARGALSVVNAPTSLVSLSTADAVEAKPPYQDFFLERYAQAYVDELHEFVKLVRGETAASPGFEDGRAALVLADAAQRSATERVAIRVDLRK
- a CDS encoding MgtC/SapB family protein, whose protein sequence is MNSPSELEVVVRIAFGLVMGAAVGLERQWRAGLAGLRTNALVSVGAALFVVMGAYGFSPDGSADPTRVAAQVVSGIGFLGAGVMIREGLNIRGLNTAATLWCSAAIGCLAGTGMYLIALAGTAVIVLANIFLRPLGRVVNRRSGRHPSGSTHPVDPSSFAFEVMTNDKAEPRVRALLLQTLSRPEYHLKSVTTSHTKRGDVALLAELQAAQLDPAPLERAVSRLTLDPKVTSARWWLDESDKEDDEDEF
- a CDS encoding metallophosphoesterase is translated as MGAGQKVFAVVGDVHGRWEQMAAQLEIARGFLDRPEDLEIIFQVGDAEPTLGEEQLQQVYAKPDRHQLGDFHLVASGEVVLPAPFYFIGGNHEPWRTLDRNGGVIRGGPPLAPGVHFLGRSGVVEVAGLRVAFLSGIRRVSGLLLRTADERAALTDVREHGYFVQDEIDVLLEAGQVDILLAHDWPAGSDFVHKTSVVGDEAIATALRLLRPAAAFHGHLHRRDDFFIDDIPVFARGCWGQGVPEWVSLFRIDLATGEVTPFHHVR
- a CDS encoding ABC transporter permease, with the translated sequence MSHEAPQDAPKRRGGGTGFGYRARVALREPTTIVGILALALFSYLIVVPIISMLSDAVLVQYGDESRAGKDFGQLTAYYLQRVFASPLSVDIFWRPLGNTLMIAVGAIVVAVLIGGSMAWLLSRTNMWGRKWFATALIVPYMLPAWTFALAWTNLFKNRKIGGQAGWLESLGLEPPDWLSYGQIPITIVLALHYTPFVILLFGNALRRFDSQLEDSARVLGARRFTVTMKVILPLMRPSLVSAIILIFAKCLGEFGVAYVLGMPVQFEVLSTSLYRSISSRQTGVAAVLAGAIILIGVISLLVDARLVKEGKRFVTVGSKGSMNRLSDLGRWRLLATIAASAVFAISVAIPLITLFLSTVMKVPGVFEPANFTLDYWIGHDLSTVALKQGVLLTPDFWAAAWNTLWIVGLAAITSGVLGLLVGYVVVRTPVRFVGGALRQVTFFPYLVPGIAFAVAYLSLFAVPRGPIPALYGTAAILVLAFIAEQMPYASRAGISAMMQLGKEPEEAAQVAGAGWWTRMTRIVIPIQKGSLATGVLLPFISGVKGLSLVVILAVPGTNVLTTYSLQLVDYGYDQAANAVVLMVAALAFFGTLLGQKLTKSNLAEGLGG